In Microbacterium foliorum, the following proteins share a genomic window:
- a CDS encoding winged helix-turn-helix domain-containing protein — translation MTPARTLDSTLAGCAIVIADECSTGDLDVLLSSRGATVRRAVVPSPGAAHGLGPAAIHAARGEVDAVIIVSVSAAGSWVDAADRADALESVRRRAASGRLLLVSVGAGVADRLRDAELRTAVSEHEHPTSSADRVIEHFVRGGAPSLPTDAGLVEVRSGGVVVDGVFVPLSRSAVALIDALATAGGRVISRAELGAALPGPQRTPHAVEAAVARLREALGQRVLVHTVVKRGYRLAVTET, via the coding sequence ATGACGCCCGCACGAACTCTCGATTCGACGCTGGCGGGATGCGCGATCGTCATCGCGGACGAGTGCTCCACAGGCGACCTCGACGTGCTGCTGAGCAGTCGGGGAGCGACAGTTCGGCGTGCGGTCGTTCCGAGCCCGGGCGCGGCGCACGGGCTCGGCCCCGCCGCGATCCACGCCGCTCGCGGCGAAGTGGACGCGGTGATCATCGTCTCCGTGTCGGCAGCGGGATCCTGGGTCGACGCAGCAGATCGGGCAGATGCGCTCGAGAGCGTCCGACGCCGTGCCGCTTCGGGACGTCTGCTCCTCGTATCCGTCGGGGCCGGCGTCGCGGACAGGCTGCGTGACGCCGAGCTCCGGACCGCCGTCTCAGAGCACGAACACCCCACGTCGTCGGCCGACCGGGTGATCGAGCATTTCGTGCGAGGTGGTGCACCGTCTCTCCCCACGGATGCCGGACTGGTCGAGGTCCGCAGCGGCGGTGTCGTCGTCGACGGAGTGTTCGTCCCGCTCTCGCGGTCCGCCGTCGCGCTGATCGACGCTCTGGCCACCGCAGGGGGTCGCGTCATCTCGAGGGCGGAGCTCGGAGCGGCGCTTCCCGGACCACAGCGCACACCGCATGCGGTGGAGGCGGCGGTGGCGCGTCTCCGTGAGGCGCTCGGGCAGAGGGTGCTCGTGCACACGGTGGTCAAGCGCGGTTACCGACTCGCCGTCACCGAGACCTGA
- a CDS encoding NAD(P)/FAD-dependent oxidoreductase: MSEAVLTPAEIVVVGAGMVAHRFVENLISTAETPIHVTVIGDEARHPYDRTGISGLFSGATPEALELDRSVFEDFRVRFIADDRVLRIDPGARTVMTRSRRIVGYDSLVLATGSHAASVDIAGSDLRGCFGYRTLEDVQRLERFAYRRRNELGRPLRGAVIGDGSLAIEAAGALQLLDVAPVVVQHSDLPTSATLVSEARGFSFAGLLEARGVAVRTESHGVRLAGDSSGAVGAVELGDGVESVDLVVLAVGVRPRDELARNASIGVDPRGGIVVDERCTTSDPRVFAIGDVASFEGRRAEALARGYAMAEVAAARILDVSAMSAPRDLLTTARGPLRPNAPAAAGSPRVRALQAV, encoded by the coding sequence ATGAGCGAGGCCGTCCTCACCCCCGCGGAGATCGTGGTGGTCGGAGCCGGCATGGTCGCGCACCGATTCGTCGAGAATCTGATCAGCACCGCCGAGACGCCGATCCACGTCACCGTGATCGGCGACGAGGCTCGACACCCCTATGACCGGACGGGTATCTCCGGGCTGTTCTCCGGAGCGACGCCCGAGGCTCTCGAGCTGGATCGCTCGGTCTTCGAAGACTTCCGCGTGCGGTTCATCGCAGACGACAGGGTGCTTCGCATCGACCCCGGCGCGCGGACCGTGATGACGCGATCACGTCGGATCGTCGGGTACGACTCGCTCGTGCTCGCGACCGGTTCGCATGCCGCGAGCGTCGACATCGCCGGCTCCGACCTGCGCGGATGCTTCGGCTATCGCACTCTCGAAGACGTGCAGCGTCTCGAGCGCTTCGCGTATCGCCGCAGGAATGAACTCGGTCGTCCGCTCCGCGGTGCTGTCATCGGCGACGGATCGCTCGCGATCGAGGCCGCCGGCGCTCTGCAGCTCCTGGATGTCGCGCCCGTCGTCGTGCAGCACTCCGATCTCCCGACCTCTGCGACGCTGGTCTCGGAGGCTCGAGGCTTTTCGTTCGCAGGTCTCCTCGAGGCGAGAGGCGTTGCCGTCCGCACTGAGTCGCACGGCGTGCGTCTGGCCGGCGACTCGTCGGGTGCCGTGGGTGCCGTCGAACTCGGGGACGGCGTCGAGTCCGTCGATCTGGTCGTTCTCGCAGTCGGCGTGCGCCCTCGGGACGAGCTCGCCCGCAACGCGTCGATCGGTGTCGACCCTCGGGGCGGCATCGTGGTCGACGAACGATGCACGACCTCCGACCCGCGTGTCTTCGCGATCGGCGATGTCGCGAGCTTCGAGGGCCGACGGGCCGAAGCACTCGCTCGCGGCTACGCAATGGCGGAGGTCGCGGCAGCCCGGATCCTCGATGTCAGCGCGATGAGTGCACCGCGAGACCTCCTCACGACGGCGAGGGGGCCACTGCGGCCTAACGCGCCTGCAGCCGCAGGATCACCACGAGTGCGTGCGCTCCAGGCTGTCTGA
- a CDS encoding DUF349 domain-containing protein: protein MSATEPSKPTPPVPAPPAAPLPRKVPTPAAVAPAAAAAAAGTASSDAAKWGRVADDGTVEVREGEEWRVVGQYPDGTPDEALAYFVRKYDDIAFKVRTLEQRHQAGGASAGDLVKQAGHLLAEATDAAAVGDLAGLRERLNTLTSSLSEATAQEAQQAKELVDKAIAERTALVERAEEIAARDLSKVQWKQVTAELGELFDAWQAQQQNGPRLSKGVSQQLWKRFRDARGTVDKARRAFYSELDDTHKSARDAKTRLVERAEALAPRGVDGIPAYRTLLDEWKAAGRAGRKADDALWARFKAAGDALYSARAEQSAAEEADSAPKIEARQALLEEAKAVADEPNIKRARALLTGIQRQWDEIGRIFPRDKERALDDRLRVIEQALKAREEVDWKKNNPETKARANDMSSQLLEAIEKLEAELAAAEKSGDKKAAKAAADALEARRTWLSALGG, encoded by the coding sequence GTGTCTGCCACAGAGCCGTCGAAGCCGACTCCCCCCGTTCCCGCTCCCCCCGCCGCGCCCCTGCCGCGAAAGGTGCCGACGCCCGCTGCCGTCGCCCCGGCGGCCGCAGCTGCCGCAGCCGGCACCGCATCGTCCGACGCCGCGAAGTGGGGTCGCGTCGCCGATGACGGCACCGTCGAGGTTCGCGAGGGTGAGGAATGGCGCGTCGTCGGTCAGTACCCTGACGGCACCCCCGACGAAGCACTCGCCTACTTCGTGCGCAAGTACGACGACATCGCCTTCAAGGTGCGCACGCTCGAACAGCGTCACCAGGCCGGTGGCGCCTCGGCCGGTGACCTCGTCAAGCAGGCGGGCCACCTTCTCGCCGAGGCGACGGATGCGGCCGCCGTCGGCGACCTCGCCGGACTGCGTGAGCGACTGAACACTCTGACCTCCTCGCTCTCCGAGGCGACGGCTCAGGAGGCCCAGCAGGCGAAGGAACTGGTCGACAAGGCCATCGCAGAGCGCACGGCCCTCGTCGAGCGCGCCGAGGAGATCGCCGCCCGCGATCTGTCGAAGGTGCAGTGGAAGCAGGTGACCGCGGAACTCGGTGAGCTCTTCGATGCCTGGCAGGCACAGCAGCAGAACGGGCCGCGCCTGTCGAAGGGTGTCTCGCAGCAGCTCTGGAAGCGGTTCCGCGACGCACGCGGCACGGTCGACAAGGCGCGTCGCGCCTTCTACTCCGAGCTCGACGACACGCACAAGAGCGCCCGCGATGCGAAGACCCGCCTGGTCGAGCGCGCCGAGGCCCTCGCACCCCGCGGCGTCGACGGCATCCCGGCGTATCGCACCCTGCTCGACGAGTGGAAGGCTGCCGGCCGCGCCGGTCGCAAGGCCGACGATGCGCTGTGGGCGCGCTTCAAGGCGGCCGGTGACGCACTGTACTCGGCACGTGCCGAGCAGTCGGCTGCCGAAGAGGCGGACTCCGCTCCGAAGATCGAGGCTCGCCAGGCCCTGCTCGAAGAGGCGAAGGCCGTGGCCGACGAACCCAACATCAAGCGCGCCCGCGCGCTGCTCACCGGCATCCAGCGCCAGTGGGACGAGATCGGTCGCATCTTCCCCCGAGACAAGGAGCGCGCGCTTGACGATCGCCTGCGCGTGATCGAGCAGGCGCTCAAGGCCCGCGAAGAGGTCGACTGGAAGAAGAACAACCCCGAGACCAAGGCGCGCGCCAACGACATGAGCTCGCAGCTTCTCGAGGCCATCGAGAAGCTCGAAGCCGAGCTCGCCGCCGCAGAGAAGTCAGGCGACAAGAAGGCCGCCAAGGCTGCAGCCGATGCTCTCGAAGCGCGACGTACCTGGCTCAGCGCACTCGGCGGCTGA
- a CDS encoding type IV toxin-antitoxin system AbiEi family antitoxin, with amino-acid sequence MHPAFLYLPGDRLTVPELSAARLDGHVVDLGEGYIPADLVESPSARAAAIASLVPVDTAASGPSAAWVHGAGDGPPARHHVRRAVSHRIRPALPSRVILHDTALPRAHVVLIGGVPVMTPERTMVDLALGLHRDESLRRWMLLLAHAEPRLVPAALVALDTMIRVPGKRAGRGALERLLVRTR; translated from the coding sequence ATGCATCCCGCGTTCCTGTATCTGCCCGGTGACCGACTCACCGTCCCCGAGCTCAGCGCGGCGAGGCTCGACGGGCACGTGGTCGATCTCGGCGAGGGGTACATCCCGGCGGATCTCGTCGAGAGCCCGAGTGCCAGGGCGGCCGCGATCGCTTCTCTCGTACCCGTCGACACCGCGGCCTCAGGACCATCCGCAGCCTGGGTCCACGGGGCCGGAGACGGTCCACCGGCCCGCCACCACGTCCGGAGAGCAGTCAGTCATCGCATCCGCCCCGCACTGCCCTCTCGGGTGATCCTGCACGACACTGCGCTGCCTCGAGCGCACGTCGTGCTGATCGGCGGGGTGCCGGTCATGACGCCCGAGCGCACGATGGTCGATCTCGCCCTCGGCCTGCACCGCGACGAGTCGCTGCGGCGATGGATGCTGCTCCTGGCGCACGCCGAGCCGAGGCTCGTCCCGGCTGCGCTTGTCGCACTCGACACCATGATCCGCGTGCCGGGCAAGCGCGCCGGACGAGGTGCTCTCGAGAGGCTGCTCGTCAGGACGAGGTGA
- a CDS encoding RelA/SpoT family protein, which yields MAEPQTASQGSSLRRLVPRIFSRAPRINDLDNLIRTVRANHPKGDLAVIERAYAVAKDKHAGQQRQSGEPYITHPLAVAQILAEMGLGPRAIAAALLHDTVEDTGYALTDLTAEFGDEVAMLVDGVTKLDKVKYGESAQAETVRKMIVAMSKDIRVLLIKLADRLHNARTWGFVPPEKAAKKAKETLEIYAPLANRLGIQAIKSELEDLSFAVLHPKIYNEIHNLIAQRTPQREKYLAQVVEEIDEDLRDLRIRGKVVGRPKQLYSVYQKMVVRGREFDDIYDLIGIRVLVASVRDCYAVLGAIHARWTPLPGRFKDYIATPKFNLYQSLHTTVIGPSGRTVEIQIRTHEMHQQAEYGVAAHWMYKERMNGGKAEVRASDSDMAWLAHISDWQAETADPGEFLDSLRFEIGAKEVYVFTPKGRVVGLPAGATPVDFAYAVHTEIGHRTMGSKVNGRLVPLESELKSGDVVEVFTSKNPDAGPSQDWLGFVKSTRARNKIRGWFTKERREEAIEQGKEAIARAMRRQNMPLQRLMSQDSFAEVAHQLRYEDVSALYAAVGEGHVSTQSVLEKVTALVAATDPATGPIDLPGSMPSREPRSGDSGVLVRGASDILVKVAKCCTPVPGDAIVGFVTRGSGVSVHRTDCPNVKALQSDEDRFVEVSWAPTTKSVFRVQIQVEALDRSGLLSDVTRVLSEHHVNILSATVSTTDERLAISRFVFEMGDAVHLDRVLNAVRRIDAVYDVYRVTSS from the coding sequence ATGGCGGAACCGCAGACGGCGTCGCAGGGATCCAGCCTGAGACGACTGGTTCCCCGCATCTTCTCCCGCGCGCCCAGGATCAACGACCTCGACAATCTGATCCGCACGGTGCGTGCGAATCATCCCAAGGGCGATCTCGCGGTCATCGAGCGCGCCTACGCCGTCGCGAAGGACAAGCACGCGGGGCAGCAGCGTCAGAGCGGTGAGCCGTACATCACGCATCCGCTCGCCGTCGCGCAGATCCTCGCCGAGATGGGCCTCGGCCCTCGTGCGATCGCGGCGGCCCTGCTGCACGACACCGTCGAGGACACCGGTTACGCCCTCACCGATCTCACAGCCGAGTTCGGCGACGAGGTCGCGATGCTCGTCGACGGCGTCACCAAGCTCGACAAGGTCAAGTACGGCGAGAGCGCGCAGGCCGAGACCGTCCGCAAGATGATCGTCGCGATGTCGAAGGACATCCGCGTGCTGCTGATCAAGCTCGCCGACCGGCTGCACAATGCCCGCACCTGGGGCTTCGTGCCGCCCGAGAAAGCCGCGAAGAAGGCGAAGGAGACGCTCGAGATCTACGCGCCTCTGGCCAACCGCCTCGGTATCCAAGCGATCAAGTCGGAGCTCGAAGACCTCTCGTTCGCCGTGCTGCATCCGAAGATCTACAACGAGATCCACAACCTCATCGCGCAGCGTACCCCGCAGCGCGAGAAGTACCTCGCTCAGGTGGTCGAGGAGATCGACGAGGATCTGCGCGATCTGCGCATTCGCGGCAAGGTCGTCGGGCGCCCGAAGCAGCTCTACTCGGTGTACCAGAAGATGGTGGTGCGAGGTCGCGAGTTCGACGACATCTACGACCTGATCGGCATCCGGGTGCTCGTCGCCTCGGTTCGTGACTGCTACGCGGTGCTCGGGGCGATCCACGCTCGATGGACCCCGCTTCCTGGTCGCTTCAAGGACTATATCGCAACCCCGAAGTTCAATCTCTATCAGTCGCTGCACACCACCGTGATCGGTCCGTCCGGACGCACGGTCGAGATCCAGATCCGCACGCATGAGATGCACCAGCAGGCGGAGTACGGTGTCGCCGCGCACTGGATGTACAAGGAGCGGATGAACGGCGGCAAGGCCGAAGTCCGTGCCTCGGACAGCGATATGGCCTGGCTCGCGCACATCTCGGACTGGCAGGCCGAGACGGCCGACCCGGGGGAGTTCCTCGACTCCCTCCGCTTCGAGATCGGCGCCAAAGAGGTCTACGTCTTCACACCCAAGGGTCGTGTCGTCGGGCTCCCGGCCGGCGCGACTCCCGTCGACTTCGCGTATGCCGTGCACACTGAGATCGGCCACCGCACGATGGGGTCGAAGGTCAACGGGCGTCTCGTGCCGTTGGAGTCCGAACTCAAGAGCGGCGATGTGGTCGAGGTCTTCACCTCGAAGAACCCCGATGCCGGCCCGAGCCAGGATTGGCTCGGTTTCGTCAAGAGCACCCGAGCACGCAACAAGATCCGCGGTTGGTTCACGAAGGAACGTCGCGAAGAGGCCATCGAGCAGGGCAAGGAGGCCATCGCCCGCGCGATGCGCCGCCAGAACATGCCGTTGCAGCGGCTGATGAGCCAGGACTCGTTCGCCGAGGTCGCCCATCAGCTCCGCTACGAAGACGTCTCCGCGCTGTACGCCGCTGTGGGCGAGGGCCATGTGTCGACGCAGTCGGTGCTCGAGAAGGTCACCGCGCTGGTCGCAGCGACCGACCCCGCCACCGGTCCGATCGACCTCCCCGGAAGCATGCCCTCGCGAGAGCCCCGCTCCGGCGATTCAGGGGTGCTGGTGCGTGGTGCATCCGACATCCTGGTCAAGGTCGCGAAGTGCTGCACCCCCGTGCCCGGCGATGCGATCGTCGGCTTCGTCACCCGCGGCAGCGGCGTCTCGGTGCATCGCACGGACTGCCCGAACGTCAAGGCTCTCCAGAGCGATGAAGACCGGTTCGTCGAGGTGTCCTGGGCGCCGACGACGAAGAGCGTGTTCCGAGTGCAGATCCAGGTCGAGGCTCTCGACCGCTCGGGGCTCCTCTCGGATGTCACCCGTGTGCTGAGCGAGCACCACGTCAACATCCTGTCGGCGACGGTCAGCACCACGGACGAGCGTCTCGCGATCAGCCGTTTCGTCTTCGAGATGGGCGATGCCGTCCATCTCGACCGCGTGCTGAACGCCGTGCGTCGGATCGACGCGGTGTACGACGTCTACCGCGTCACCTCGTCCTGA
- the secF gene encoding protein translocase subunit SecF produces the protein MASMNEFGNNLYTGKTSFPFVAKRRLWFIIAIVLVVGSALVPLFRPIQFSIEFTGGSQFTVQAPDSTDQQTATDAVQSVVPGAATKVVVINGSDIRVQTDQMGADETQQVSNALADAFGVAPDSVTSSFIGPAWGENVTKQSLWGLAIFLALTFLILAIYFRTWKMSAAAIVGLLDVLVITVGVYALAGFEISPPAVIGFLTILAYSLYDTTVVFDKIRENTTEDGENSSRTFGESVNLAVNQTLIRSINTSVVAALPVGAVLFIGAFWLGAESLTDISLSIFVGILVATYSTLFVAAPLYSFFRENEPQIAARDAKIREARSLAAAEA, from the coding sequence ATGGCTTCCATGAATGAGTTCGGCAACAACCTCTACACGGGAAAGACGTCCTTCCCGTTCGTCGCCAAGCGTCGCCTGTGGTTCATCATCGCGATCGTGCTGGTCGTCGGCTCGGCGCTGGTGCCCCTCTTCCGCCCGATCCAGTTCTCCATCGAGTTCACCGGTGGGTCGCAGTTCACTGTGCAGGCGCCCGACAGCACCGATCAGCAGACCGCGACCGACGCCGTGCAGTCCGTCGTGCCGGGTGCGGCGACCAAGGTCGTCGTCATCAACGGCAGCGACATCCGCGTGCAGACCGACCAGATGGGCGCAGACGAGACCCAGCAGGTCTCCAACGCCCTGGCTGATGCGTTCGGAGTGGCACCAGACAGTGTGACGTCGTCGTTCATCGGCCCGGCCTGGGGCGAGAACGTCACCAAGCAGTCGTTGTGGGGCCTTGCGATCTTCCTCGCCCTGACCTTCCTCATCCTCGCCATCTACTTCCGCACCTGGAAGATGTCGGCCGCTGCGATCGTCGGCCTTCTCGACGTGCTCGTCATCACTGTCGGCGTCTACGCCCTTGCCGGTTTCGAGATCTCGCCTCCGGCGGTGATCGGATTCCTGACGATCCTCGCCTACTCGCTGTACGACACCACGGTGGTGTTCGACAAGATCAGGGAGAATACGACCGAAGACGGCGAGAACTCCTCTCGGACGTTCGGCGAATCGGTCAACCTCGCGGTGAACCAGACGCTCATCCGATCGATCAACACCTCGGTCGTGGCCGCTCTGCCCGTCGGAGCGGTGCTCTTCATCGGCGCCTTCTGGCTCGGTGCGGAGTCTCTGACCGACATCTCGCTCTCGATCTTCGTCGGCATTCTCGTTGCGACGTATTCGACGTTGTTCGTGGCGGCTCCGCTGTACTCGTTCTTCCGCGAGAACGAGCCGCAGATCGCTGCGCGAGACGCGAAGATCCGCGAGGCGCGAAGCCTCGCCGCTGCAGAGGCCTGA
- the secD gene encoding protein translocase subunit SecD — MATSSPVRHAWRVLMGLLLVTGVLFGINALGVHVFKDSNGEAASSWAPELALDLQGGTQIVLSAETEDGAAPSSEQLDQAASIIRQRVDASGVAEADITTEGGRNIVVQIPGVADEQTRARIQSSAQLEFRPVLATTAGTNQYVGEDGNETPYPTPDDSLNATPTVEPTDASDLAWVTDRLAAEFQAYDCANPENDPSNAPQDEPLVACDPTGQAKYLLGPTELTGDAITDATAGRDPQSGAWNVQLTMNADGAEAFGEVSTRLNQNRLAELSPRDQFAFVLDGSVISAPRMNGQILDGRPSISGDFTQESATALADQLKFGALPLSFEVQSSDTISATLGTQQLQIGLIAGLIGLALVAIYSLIVYRALGTVIIASIAVMAVLTYVIICILAWRLGFRLSLAGVAGLIVSIGFTADSFIVYFERIRDELRDGKSITSAVEDGWGRAKRTIYISKSINILAAVVLYILADSTVKGFAFTLGLTTLIDVFIFVIFTHPVMQLLARTKFFGGGHKLSGLDPESLGAVYRSRSQFRQVSTVTAGRGAKNSRAKGEAERRQTIAERKRAEALAGDRSSRTGSEGDA, encoded by the coding sequence GTGGCCACTTCTTCCCCGGTCCGTCATGCCTGGCGGGTCCTCATGGGCCTGCTCCTGGTGACGGGCGTCCTCTTCGGCATCAACGCCCTCGGTGTCCACGTCTTCAAGGACAGCAACGGGGAGGCGGCGAGCTCGTGGGCTCCTGAGCTCGCACTCGACCTGCAGGGCGGCACGCAGATCGTCCTGAGTGCGGAGACCGAAGACGGAGCTGCACCCTCGTCGGAGCAGCTCGATCAGGCGGCGTCGATCATCCGCCAGCGCGTCGATGCGTCGGGCGTGGCCGAGGCCGACATCACCACCGAGGGTGGCCGCAACATCGTGGTCCAGATCCCGGGTGTGGCCGACGAGCAGACGCGTGCGCGCATCCAGTCGAGCGCACAGCTCGAGTTCCGTCCGGTGCTCGCCACCACCGCCGGGACGAACCAGTACGTCGGTGAAGACGGCAACGAGACGCCGTACCCGACCCCGGACGACTCGCTGAACGCGACGCCGACGGTCGAGCCGACCGACGCGAGCGACCTCGCGTGGGTGACAGACCGGCTGGCTGCGGAGTTCCAGGCCTACGACTGCGCGAACCCCGAGAATGACCCTTCGAACGCGCCCCAGGACGAGCCTCTGGTCGCGTGCGATCCCACCGGCCAGGCGAAGTACCTGCTCGGCCCGACCGAGCTGACCGGCGACGCGATCACCGACGCCACCGCGGGCCGCGATCCGCAGTCCGGCGCATGGAACGTGCAGCTCACGATGAACGCCGATGGGGCCGAGGCGTTCGGCGAGGTCAGCACTCGTCTCAACCAGAACCGCCTGGCCGAGCTCTCGCCGCGTGATCAGTTCGCCTTCGTCCTCGACGGGTCCGTCATCAGCGCACCGCGGATGAACGGGCAGATCCTCGACGGTCGCCCCAGCATCTCGGGCGACTTCACTCAGGAGTCGGCGACCGCCCTGGCCGACCAGCTGAAGTTCGGCGCGCTGCCGCTGAGCTTCGAGGTGCAGAGCTCCGACACGATCTCGGCGACCCTGGGTACCCAGCAGCTCCAGATCGGCCTCATCGCGGGACTCATCGGTCTCGCTCTCGTCGCCATCTACTCGCTGATCGTGTATCGAGCGCTTGGAACCGTGATCATCGCATCCATCGCCGTGATGGCGGTGCTGACCTACGTCATCATCTGCATCCTGGCGTGGCGACTCGGGTTCCGTCTGTCGCTCGCCGGTGTCGCAGGCCTCATCGTCTCGATCGGCTTCACCGCCGACTCGTTCATCGTCTACTTCGAGAGAATCCGAGACGAGCTCCGCGACGGCAAGTCGATCACCTCGGCGGTCGAGGACGGCTGGGGCAGAGCCAAGCGCACGATCTACATCTCGAAGTCCATCAACATCCTTGCCGCCGTCGTGCTGTACATCCTCGCGGACTCCACGGTGAAGGGCTTCGCCTTCACGCTGGGGCTGACGACCCTCATCGACGTGTTCATCTTCGTGATCTTCACCCACCCGGTCATGCAGCTGCTCGCCCGCACGAAGTTCTTCGGCGGCGGGCACAAGCTCTCGGGTCTCGATCCCGAATCGTTGGGCGCCGTGTACCGCAGCCGATCGCAGTTCCGTCAGGTGTCGACCGTGACGGCGGGCCGAGGCGCGAAGAACTCCAGGGCCAAGGGTGAAGCCGAGCGCCGTCAGACCATCGCGGAGCGCAAGCGCGCCGAAGCACTAGCCGGTGACAGATCCAGCCGCACCGGAAGCGAGGGGGACGCCTGA
- a CDS encoding preprotein translocase subunit YajC, whose translation MPMEILLFGLLAVLVVFMFVNGRKRQKQMKAEQEEKASKTVPGVKVLMQGGIYGTIVAYDHDDLDSPALVEIAPGTVIEVHSQAILRIVEPKDAVVEDADDSVVVIDEAPIVDDAPGIETTEETRRRLERDADDK comes from the coding sequence ATGCCCATGGAAATCCTCCTCTTCGGCCTTCTCGCCGTGCTCGTCGTCTTCATGTTCGTCAACGGACGCAAGCGCCAGAAGCAGATGAAGGCGGAGCAGGAGGAGAAGGCCTCCAAGACCGTTCCCGGCGTCAAGGTGCTCATGCAGGGCGGCATCTACGGCACGATCGTGGCGTACGACCATGACGACCTCGACTCGCCCGCGCTCGTCGAGATCGCGCCCGGCACGGTCATCGAGGTGCACAGCCAGGCGATCCTGCGCATCGTTGAGCCCAAGGACGCCGTCGTCGAGGATGCTGACGACTCGGTCGTCGTGATCGACGAGGCTCCCATCGTCGACGACGCTCCTGGCATCGAGACGACCGAAGAGACCCGTCGCCGTCTCGAGCGCGACGCCGACGACAAGTAG
- the ruvB gene encoding Holliday junction branch migration DNA helicase RuvB → MSDVRDAAEPSDDTELAIEGALRPTSLGEFVGQQKVRGQLQLLLDAARIQNRPPDHILLAGPPGLGKTTLAMIVAHESERPLRLSSGPAIQHAGDLAALLSSLVPGEVLFIDEIHRMARSAEEMLYLAMEDFRIDIMVGKGAGATSIPLDLAPFTLVGATTRSGLLPNPLRDRFGFTGHLEFYDEPELERVIARSALMLRVDLPHDSLSEIARRSRGTPRIANRLLRRVRDYALVHGGGEASLHGVQAALELYDVDPIGLDRLDRAVLEALVRRFRGGPVGLSTLAVAVGEEAETVESVVEPYLVRIGFLGRTPRGRVAMPEAYAHLGIAHPDGALRLDDL, encoded by the coding sequence GACGACACGGAGCTCGCCATCGAGGGCGCTCTACGCCCCACGAGCCTGGGTGAGTTCGTCGGTCAGCAGAAGGTGCGTGGACAGCTCCAGCTTCTGCTCGATGCCGCTCGCATCCAGAACCGCCCACCCGACCACATCCTGCTCGCGGGTCCTCCAGGACTCGGCAAGACCACGCTGGCGATGATCGTGGCGCACGAGAGCGAACGCCCGCTGCGACTCTCGAGCGGACCGGCGATCCAGCACGCGGGCGACCTTGCCGCCCTGCTCTCGAGTCTCGTGCCGGGTGAGGTGCTGTTCATCGACGAGATCCATCGCATGGCACGCTCGGCGGAGGAGATGCTGTACCTCGCGATGGAGGACTTCCGCATCGACATCATGGTCGGCAAGGGTGCGGGCGCGACCAGCATCCCGCTCGATTTGGCCCCGTTCACGCTCGTCGGCGCGACCACTCGCTCCGGCCTGCTCCCCAACCCGCTGCGAGACCGCTTCGGCTTCACCGGCCACCTCGAGTTCTACGACGAGCCGGAGCTCGAGCGCGTCATCGCTCGCTCCGCTCTGATGCTGCGCGTCGATCTGCCCCACGATTCGCTCTCTGAGATCGCGCGCAGATCGCGGGGTACACCTCGAATCGCGAACCGCCTGCTCCGACGAGTGCGCGACTATGCGCTCGTCCATGGCGGCGGTGAGGCTTCGCTGCACGGCGTCCAGGCCGCGCTCGAACTCTACGACGTCGACCCGATCGGCCTCGACCGCCTCGACCGAGCCGTGCTCGAGGCACTCGTGCGTCGCTTCCGCGGCGGTCCTGTCGGACTCAGCACGCTCGCGGTCGCGGTCGGCGAAGAGGCCGAGACCGTCGAGAGCGTGGTCGAGCCGTACCTCGTGCGCATCGGATTCCTCGGCCGCACACCGCGTGGTCGAGTGGCCATGCCGGAGGCCTACGCCCACCTCGGCATCGCGCACCCCGACGGGGCGCTTCGTCTTGATGACCTATAA